CCGCCTGCAGGAGACCAGGCAGGTGCTGGACAGCCGGCTATCGGAAGTGGACACCAAGCTGGGCCGTTCCCTGGACTCGGTCAGCCAGAGATTAGAGACCAACACCAAGACCGTGGGCGAGCGGCTGGACAACGCGGCCCGGGTGATCGGCGACGTCCAGAAAAGCCTGGGCTCGATGAACCAGGAAACCCAGCGGATCAAGGAGATCGGCCAGGACATCGCCTCGCTGTCCCAGATCCTGCGCTCGCCCAAACTGCGGGGCGGCATGGGGGAATTTTTTCTGGGCGACCTGCTGGCCCAGATACTGCCGCCCCACCACTTTGAACTGCAATACGGCTTCCGCTCCGGGGAGAAGGTGGACGCGGTGGTCAAGCTTTCCCAGCGGCTGGTGCCGGTGGACGCCAAGTTCCCGCTGGAGAATTTCAAGAAAATGCTGGAGGTCCAAAGCGACGAAGAACGCAAAAGCTGGCGCAGAAAATTCGTATCCGACGTCAAAAAGCACGTGGACGCCATTTCCTCCAAGTACATCCTGCCGGACGAAAACACCTTCGACTTCGCCCTGATGTACATCCCGGCCGAGAATGTCTATTACGAGACCATCATCAAGGACGAGAATTTCGGCGAGGACAAGTCCATTTCCACCTATGCCATTGAAAAGAGGGTGATCCCGGTCTCGCCCAACTCATTTTACGCCTATCTCCAGGCCATAGTACTGGGTTTAAGGGGAATGCGGGTGGAGGAAAGCGCCCAGGAGATCATCGATTCGCTGTCCAGACTCAAGGGGGATTTCGGAAAATTCCGCGATGAGTTCGACATCCTGGGCAGCCACATTGCCAACGCCGGGAAAAAGTACGAGGAAGTGGACAAGCGGCTGGTGAAGTTTGAGGACCGGCTGGAAGGGGTGGAAGGCAAGCAGATCGCCTCGGATAAGCCCCAGGTGTTGTTGGAAGACAAATGACATTTGGTGCAGCCCAAAATCCAATTAATAGGTAGAATTATCATGGATAACATACTATCATTCATAATGGCGAATATTCCGTTCCTGATCTTCATCGGGGTCTTTCCCCTGATGATCTATATAGGCTATCTGGGTCGGCAGAAGCAAAAGGCCAAAATGAAGGACAT
The DNA window shown above is from candidate division TA06 bacterium and carries:
- the rmuC gene encoding DNA recombination protein RmuC; this translates as MMIYLLLAVLAAVMLAGFWFLFQAFSRQMQELKDSAKNDQAMNIVSQWMQETKASLDSRLQETRQVLDSRLSEVDTKLGRSLDSVSQRLETNTKTVGERLDNAARVIGDVQKSLGSMNQETQRIKEIGQDIASLSQILRSPKLRGGMGEFFLGDLLAQILPPHHFELQYGFRSGEKVDAVVKLSQRLVPVDAKFPLENFKKMLEVQSDEERKSWRRKFVSDVKKHVDAISSKYILPDENTFDFALMYIPAENVYYETIIKDENFGEDKSISTYAIEKRVIPVSPNSFYAYLQAIVLGLRGMRVEESAQEIIDSLSRLKGDFGKFRDEFDILGSHIANAGKKYEEVDKRLVKFEDRLEGVEGKQIASDKPQVLLEDK